The Candidatus Neomarinimicrobiota bacterium DNA segment CTATCGTTCATGGTGCCGGCGGAACGCTCATTCAACATTTGAAAGAATTACGCCTCCATGGGAATATTGCTAAAGATGATACAGTATTTTATTTTACCACTTGCGGATGGATGATGTGGAATTGGCTCGTGAGTAATTTGGCCATCGGCGGCACCATTGTCCTTTATGACGGCTCACCTTTTCATCCCAACCCCAATGCCATGTGGGACATGGTGGATGAACTTGGCATCACCCATTTTGGCACTAGCGCTAAGTTTATTGATGCTTGCAAACAGGAAGGCCTTTCGCCCAATGACACCCATTCTCTGGAATCCATTAAAACCATTTTCTCTACCGGATCACCATTGGTGAAAGAAAGTTTTGATTATGTGTATGAACATATTAAATCAGATGTTCAACTTTCTTCTATTTCTGGCGGGACTGATATTATTTCCTGTTTCGCCGGAGGAAATCCAACCTTACCGGTTCATCGTGGTGAACTTCAATGCATTGGATTGGGGATGGATGTGACTTCCTTTGATTTTAAAGGCAATGCCCTAGAAAATGAAAAAGGTGAATTAGTTTGTCGAAAAGCATTTCCATCCATGCCTATTTATTTCTGGAATGATGCAGATGGACAAAAATATCATGACGCTTATTTTGATGAATTCCCGGGCATTTGGCACCATGGCGATTTTATAGAAGTGAATGAACATGGAGGCGTTACCATATTTGGCAGAAGCGATGCCACATTAAATCCCGGCGGCGTTAGGATCGGCACAGCTGAGATCTACCGTGTGGTGGATGCTTTTGAAGAAATAGCAGATAGTTTGGTTGTTGGACAATCCGTCAATGGTGATGAACGTGTCATCCTTTTTATTATGTTAAATAAAGGGTCATCATTGACTGAAGAATTAATTACAAAAATTAAAAAATCCATTCGATCCAATTGCACACCAAGACATGTGCCCGCCATTGTTTTGGAAACGAAAGATATTCCTTACACTATCAATGGAAAGAAAGTGGAGATTGCGGTGAAGAAGGTTATCCAAGGTGAAGAAGTATCAAATAAAGATGCCTTGGCGAACCCGAAATCGTTGGAATTATATAAA contains these protein-coding regions:
- a CDS encoding acetoacetate--CoA ligase, with the translated sequence MNQILWTPTQDRIDASQMDSFRKQVNTRFHINLQDYHELHKWSVSNITNFWKAIWEFMAIEFSSDYTQVVDDESKMPGAKWFDGARLNFAENLLRFRSDKPAIHFKGEDNPVRTLSYNELFYEVEKLASAMKNMGVQKGDLVAGFMPNMPETIIAMLATTSIGAIWSSSSPDFGIKGVLDRFTQIKPKVLFAANGYFYNGKPFDSLEKLNSILDKLPSVKQVVITPYTELDPDISSVKNGVMWNNFLDPTPKSIEFEQLPFDHPLYIMYSSGTTGLPKSIVHGAGGTLIQHLKELRLHGNIAKDDTVFYFTTCGWMMWNWLVSNLAIGGTIVLYDGSPFHPNPNAMWDMVDELGITHFGTSAKFIDACKQEGLSPNDTHSLESIKTIFSTGSPLVKESFDYVYEHIKSDVQLSSISGGTDIISCFAGGNPTLPVHRGELQCIGLGMDVTSFDFKGNALENEKGELVCRKAFPSMPIYFWNDADGQKYHDAYFDEFPGIWHHGDFIEVNEHGGVTIFGRSDATLNPGGVRIGTAEIYRVVDAFEEIADSLVVGQSVNGDERVILFIMLNKGSSLTEELITKIKKSIRSNCTPRHVPAIVLETKDIPYTINGKKVEIAVKKVIQGEEVSNKDALANPKSLELYKNLAALSYDL